A region from the Bacteroidota bacterium genome encodes:
- the rsmI gene encoding 16S rRNA (cytidine(1402)-2'-O)-methyltransferase, with product MTAEPGTLYLVSTPIGNLEDMTFRAVSVLKSVSLIAAEDTRNSGILLSHYQIATAVISLHDHNERNRTASVLTRLQAGDSVALISDAGTPLISDPGYFLVREAIRNSIRVEAIPGASALLTALVSSGLACDQFYFVGFLPQKKGRRSRLQSLSTIQGTLVFYESPFRIHSLIEDCLEIYGNRQAVLTRELTKKFETIYRGDLQSLKTSLSGQSLKGEMVLLVEGLTRHLRQDDDHDQPDPLYSVPRP from the coding sequence ATGACCGCTGAACCCGGCACCCTTTATCTGGTTTCAACTCCCATTGGTAATCTGGAGGACATGACATTTCGTGCGGTGTCGGTTTTAAAATCCGTTTCCCTGATTGCTGCCGAAGACACAAGGAATTCGGGAATCCTCCTCTCTCATTACCAGATAGCCACAGCGGTCATCAGTCTTCATGACCACAATGAGCGGAACCGGACAGCTTCGGTTCTGACCCGTCTGCAGGCGGGCGATTCAGTTGCACTGATTTCAGATGCCGGCACACCCCTGATATCGGACCCTGGTTATTTCCTCGTCCGGGAAGCCATCCGGAATTCCATCCGGGTTGAAGCCATACCCGGTGCAAGTGCGCTTCTGACGGCGCTTGTGTCATCGGGCCTGGCATGCGATCAGTTTTATTTTGTGGGATTCCTTCCGCAGAAAAAAGGACGCAGATCCAGACTGCAGTCCCTTTCAACCATACAGGGAACGCTGGTTTTTTACGAGTCTCCTTTCCGTATCCACTCCCTGATCGAAGATTGTCTTGAAATTTATGGCAACCGTCAGGCCGTCCTCACACGTGAACTGACCAAGAAATTTGAAACCATTTACCGTGGTGACCTTCAGTCCCTGAAAACCTCCCTTTCCGGTCAATCTCTGAAAGGTGAAATGGTTCTGCTGGTGGAAGGCCTCACCCGTCACCTCAGACAGGACGATGATCATGATCAGCCGGATCCACTCTATTCTGTTCCCAGGCCCTGA
- a CDS encoding nucleoside recognition protein codes for MINYIWIGLILISLVFAAINGKMAEITQAAIEYAKTGVDISIGLVGIMALWLGIMRVGEKAGLINLISKLIFPVLKKLFPGVPGDHPALGSVVMNLSANMLGLNNAATPLGLKAMEELQKLNKVKDRVTDAMVMFLALNTSSVQLIPASVIAILIAAGSTSPTDIIITALLATTASTLTAIVAVKVLGRFNRESQHD; via the coding sequence GTGATTAATTATATATGGATCGGACTGATCCTCATTTCTCTGGTCTTTGCTGCCATCAACGGGAAGATGGCCGAGATCACCCAGGCTGCCATTGAGTATGCCAAAACCGGAGTGGATATTTCCATCGGTCTGGTGGGAATCATGGCTTTGTGGCTGGGTATCATGCGGGTCGGAGAAAAGGCAGGTCTGATAAACCTGATTTCCAAACTGATATTTCCTGTGCTTAAAAAACTCTTCCCGGGCGTCCCCGGCGACCATCCTGCTCTCGGATCGGTGGTGATGAACCTGTCAGCCAACATGCTGGGGCTGAACAACGCCGCGACACCGCTCGGACTGAAGGCCATGGAAGAATTGCAGAAACTCAATAAAGTGAAAGACCGGGTAACCGATGCCATGGTCATGTTCCTTGCATTGAACACCAGCAGTGTTCAACTCATACCCGCCAGCGTGATTGCTATCCTGATCGCAGCGGGTTCCACCAGCCCAACCGACATTATCATCACTGCCCTGCTGGCCACCACGGCTTCGACTCTGACAGCCATTGTGGCTGTGAAGGTTCTTGGACGATTCAACAGGGAGTCGCAGCATGACTGA
- the miaA gene encoding tRNA (adenosine(37)-N6)-dimethylallyltransferase MiaA, producing the protein MLPVLFIVGPTATGKSSLALSLAIRHQAHILSLDSRQIYRHMSIGTAQPSEEDLSRVPHHFTGELDPAGSWNAFDCFQQVRERIKSLRAEGVPVIAAGGSGLYYSAVVHGIADIPADQETRLRLENRLHAEGKDALFAELQQADPESAQRMDPTKTQRLIRALEVLTFTGKPISWWQRQDPPSPFPFPYKSIGLHLPKPELEASIRKRVESMIRSGLEEEVRHLRSLGFDWTSNCLRTVGYSEWREYFEGKTSQSSVGEQIVIQTRRYAKRQMTWFRRETNIHWLQASDSNLFSLAEKYWTE; encoded by the coding sequence GTGCTTCCGGTCCTGTTTATTGTTGGTCCGACTGCAACCGGTAAATCTTCCCTTGCCCTCAGCCTGGCAATCCGTCATCAGGCTCATATTTTATCACTGGATTCCCGGCAGATTTACCGTCACATGTCCATCGGAACGGCTCAGCCTTCAGAAGAGGATCTGAGCAGAGTTCCGCATCACTTCACGGGTGAGCTGGATCCGGCAGGTTCCTGGAATGCTTTCGATTGCTTCCAGCAGGTACGCGAGAGAATCAAATCGCTACGGGCAGAAGGAGTCCCTGTCATTGCCGCAGGTGGAAGCGGCTTGTACTATTCGGCCGTCGTACATGGAATTGCAGACATTCCTGCCGATCAGGAAACCCGGCTTCGACTCGAAAACCGCTTACACGCCGAAGGAAAAGATGCCTTGTTCGCCGAACTTCAGCAAGCAGATCCTGAATCGGCTCAACGGATGGATCCGACGAAAACCCAGCGGCTCATCAGAGCACTCGAAGTTCTCACCTTCACCGGCAAACCCATCAGCTGGTGGCAGCGACAGGATCCTCCATCTCCCTTTCCATTCCCTTACAAATCCATTGGTCTCCATCTGCCAAAACCGGAATTGGAGGCCTCCATCCGGAAAAGAGTGGAGTCCATGATCCGTTCGGGACTGGAAGAGGAAGTCAGGCACCTGCGGTCACTTGGTTTCGACTGGACCTCCAATTGTCTGCGGACAGTGGGATATTCCGAATGGAGAGAGTATTTTGAGGGGAAAACCAGCCAATCATCGGTTGGTGAGCAGATTGTCATTCAGACCCGCCGGTATGCCAAACGGCAAATGACATGGTTCCGGCGTGAAACCAACATTCACTGGCTTCAAGCCAGCGACAGCAACCTGTTCTCTCTCGCAGAAAAATACTGGACAGAATAA
- a CDS encoding 2-oxoacid:acceptor oxidoreductase family protein yields MSVFYSTFERHAHGEGLKGHSTHYCPGCGHGLAHKFLAESIDELGIQDRTIAISPVGCSVFLYYYLDVGNSQAAHGRAPAVALGHKMANPESIVISYQGDGDLASIGLAEIIHAAQLGLPITVIFVNNAIYGMTGGQMAPTTLPGMKTMTSPYGRNQFMGSPLRMAEMIAQIDAPIYVERVALFDSKQRNRAKKAIKKGLTLQMENKGFSFVEVLAECPTHLHMTPTDAQEWVKSTMITWFPLGVKKDVEPANTFQFDKPVFKADTLRHLAGASNEKVKKFSDGFPSHVAPLDISLKLAGSGGDGAQTAALLITRTAINEGFDSTHIPSYGPESRGGTSYADVHIAEMEVLSPSAPHPNILLAFNQPSMDKFGPKVKEGGIIVGDSTVIHTIPTLERNVRVVLVPLSDLAKKLGKVMVKNVVALGALQAATNLFPPESFLTALRQALKDKHDLIPLNEEAFRAGMASVKEE; encoded by the coding sequence ATGAGCGTTTTTTACAGTACTTTCGAACGCCATGCTCATGGCGAGGGATTAAAAGGGCATTCCACTCATTACTGTCCGGGTTGCGGACATGGACTTGCTCATAAATTCCTTGCAGAGAGCATTGATGAACTTGGCATTCAGGACCGGACCATTGCCATTTCCCCGGTAGGATGTTCGGTTTTTCTCTATTATTACCTCGATGTAGGAAACTCACAGGCTGCCCATGGTCGTGCACCGGCTGTGGCTCTCGGTCACAAAATGGCAAATCCGGAATCCATTGTGATCAGCTATCAGGGTGATGGCGATCTGGCATCGATCGGATTGGCAGAAATTATCCACGCCGCCCAGCTTGGGCTGCCAATCACAGTCATTTTCGTGAACAATGCCATTTACGGGATGACCGGTGGTCAGATGGCTCCCACCACCCTTCCCGGAATGAAAACCATGACCTCTCCGTACGGACGGAATCAGTTCATGGGCAGTCCGCTCAGAATGGCTGAAATGATCGCCCAGATAGATGCTCCCATCTATGTCGAACGGGTTGCTCTATTTGATTCAAAGCAAAGAAACCGTGCCAAAAAGGCCATCAAAAAGGGCCTTACCCTTCAGATGGAAAACAAAGGTTTTTCATTCGTGGAAGTTCTGGCCGAATGTCCCACTCACCTTCACATGACCCCGACTGATGCTCAGGAATGGGTGAAATCCACCATGATCACCTGGTTTCCTCTCGGAGTAAAAAAGGATGTGGAACCTGCCAATACGTTCCAGTTTGATAAACCGGTTTTCAAGGCAGATACCCTTCGCCACCTGGCGGGAGCCTCAAATGAAAAAGTGAAAAAATTCTCTGACGGATTTCCTTCTCATGTTGCTCCGCTCGATATCAGTCTGAAACTGGCCGGATCAGGAGGCGATGGTGCACAGACGGCGGCGTTGCTGATCACACGTACTGCAATCAACGAGGGATTTGATTCAACTCATATTCCCAGTTACGGTCCTGAAAGCCGCGGCGGAACCAGTTATGCCGATGTGCACATTGCTGAGATGGAAGTATTGTCACCTTCTGCTCCTCATCCGAATATCCTGCTGGCCTTTAATCAGCCCAGCATGGATAAATTTGGTCCGAAGGTGAAGGAAGGCGGAATCATCGTTGGCGACAGCACGGTCATTCATACCATTCCCACGCTTGAAAGAAACGTGCGGGTGGTACTGGTTCCTTTGAGTGATCTTGCCAAAAAACTCGGGAAAGTGATGGTGAAAAATGTCGTGGCTCTGGGAGCGCTTCAGGCTGCAACCAACCTTTTCCCGCCCGAATCATTTCTGACGGCACTCCGTCAGGCACTGAAAGACAAACATGACCTGATTCCGCTGAATGAAGAGGCGTTCCGTGCCGGAATGGCTTCTGTGAAAGAGGAATAA
- the lnt gene encoding apolipoprotein N-acyltransferase gives MISRIHSILFPGPEEPTWKLMIVGALCWVLSYPPFNLSFLAPGLLLPVFAILTGHKSHLRKTGEFYLYLLLAHSLTLYWICFSTFAGGVLAILVNPVFMLFPVLIWLLTHQWVSRRYQLFYLGCLWIGFEYLLSLWELAFPWMLLGHSQFLFSWVLEWASAGGVWLVSFFVFLSSWWLWESGQSHQKTGNWSRSYLMTGLAGFLFIMAGGWLLSLQPVQEDGSVRAAVIQPNVDPWAKWDGDNEYQNLVQLTGMTRKAAETDSLIQLAIWPETAVSFYLLADRGRFALDDIRLLSAQTGIQVATGYPHVTYFDDSTLAPPSARYSRIQNRYYLHYNAATLIDSGRSQIPYGKMMLVPFAERVPWVDSVPFMKDLRFNLAGLGGWGKGQDTVVFALSGQDSIRFPLAICYESAFPHLIREFTLRGATVLAVITNDGWWGHTSGYSQHFEFSRLRAIENRRWVIRSANNGISGFIDPHGKVIRKSEFWTDDILIETAGLSSGQSLFMQWGHWVPVTLLILGFLLIPIALFSRLFVKATIRD, from the coding sequence ATGATCAGCCGGATCCACTCTATTCTGTTCCCAGGCCCTGAAGAGCCAACCTGGAAACTGATGATCGTTGGGGCCCTTTGCTGGGTGCTCAGCTATCCGCCATTCAACCTGTCTTTTCTGGCCCCCGGACTGCTTCTCCCGGTTTTTGCCATTCTCACCGGACACAAATCCCACCTGAGAAAAACAGGAGAGTTTTACCTCTATTTGCTTCTGGCTCATTCACTTACGTTGTACTGGATTTGCTTTTCAACCTTTGCAGGTGGGGTGCTGGCCATTCTGGTCAATCCGGTTTTTATGCTGTTCCCGGTCCTGATCTGGCTGCTGACCCATCAATGGGTTTCCCGTCGATATCAACTTTTTTATCTGGGTTGCCTCTGGATCGGATTCGAGTATCTGCTCAGTTTATGGGAGCTTGCCTTCCCCTGGATGCTCCTGGGTCACAGCCAGTTTTTGTTTTCCTGGGTTCTGGAGTGGGCATCGGCTGGCGGAGTGTGGCTCGTTTCATTTTTTGTCTTTCTGTCATCCTGGTGGTTGTGGGAATCTGGTCAATCGCATCAGAAAACTGGCAACTGGTCCAGATCTTATCTGATGACCGGCCTGGCGGGCTTTCTGTTCATCATGGCGGGAGGATGGCTTCTCTCCCTTCAACCGGTTCAGGAGGATGGATCGGTCCGTGCTGCCGTTATTCAGCCCAATGTGGATCCTTGGGCCAAATGGGATGGCGACAACGAATATCAGAATCTCGTTCAGCTAACCGGAATGACCCGGAAGGCTGCTGAAACCGATTCATTGATACAGCTTGCCATCTGGCCTGAAACCGCCGTTTCCTTTTATCTGCTGGCCGATCGCGGACGGTTTGCCCTCGATGATATCCGATTACTGTCTGCCCAGACCGGCATTCAGGTGGCGACCGGGTATCCGCATGTAACATATTTTGATGATTCAACACTGGCTCCCCCAAGTGCGCGGTACAGCCGAATCCAGAACCGGTACTATCTGCATTACAATGCAGCAACCCTGATCGATTCGGGTCGCTCCCAGATTCCCTATGGCAAGATGATGCTGGTTCCCTTCGCAGAGCGGGTTCCCTGGGTCGATTCGGTCCCCTTTATGAAGGACCTTCGTTTCAATCTGGCCGGACTTGGCGGATGGGGTAAAGGACAGGATACCGTGGTTTTTGCGCTTTCAGGACAGGATTCAATCCGGTTCCCGCTCGCCATCTGTTACGAATCGGCTTTTCCTCATCTGATCAGGGAGTTCACCTTAAGGGGAGCCACTGTTCTGGCCGTCATAACCAATGACGGCTGGTGGGGTCACACATCGGGTTATTCACAGCATTTCGAATTTTCCCGGCTCCGTGCCATCGAAAACCGCCGGTGGGTGATCCGCAGTGCCAATAACGGAATTTCGGGTTTTATCGATCCGCACGGAAAAGTGATCCGGAAATCGGAATTCTGGACCGACGACATTCTCATTGAAACAGCAGGCCTTTCAAGTGGTCAGTCCCTTTTTATGCAGTGGGGACATTGGGTTCCGGTCACCCTTCTGATTTTGGGTTTCCTCCTGATTCCCATTGCCTTATTTTCACGCCTTTTTGTTAAAGCAACCATCCGAGATTAA
- a CDS encoding NAD+ synthase, producing MLSLSLHYPEITAGLVMFIRKSVREPGFSKVVLGLSGGIDSALVAALAVKALGPENVLGVRMPYQTSSPDSLADAQLVADTFGFQLETVSITEACEGLFSLSGETNQNRRGNVMARMRMIVLFDRSQRDSRLVLGTSNKTELMLGYGTWYGDMASAVNPVGDLYKTQIRELSEFLGVPQPVIKKKPSADLWTGQTDEQEMGFSYDDADQILYRMVDLRLQDDEIAQAGYPLPLVRKIRGMMIRSQYKRRLPLIPKLTTRSVGTDFLYPRDWYQAF from the coding sequence ATGCTTAGCTTATCACTTCATTACCCCGAAATCACCGCTGGTCTGGTCATGTTTATCAGAAAATCAGTCCGGGAACCCGGATTCAGCAAAGTGGTTCTTGGTCTTTCTGGCGGAATTGATTCTGCTCTGGTGGCCGCCCTGGCTGTAAAAGCCCTCGGTCCGGAAAATGTACTGGGCGTCAGAATGCCCTATCAGACATCCTCTCCCGATTCACTGGCCGATGCTCAGCTCGTGGCAGATACCTTTGGTTTCCAGCTCGAAACAGTTTCTATAACGGAAGCCTGTGAGGGACTTTTCTCATTGAGTGGTGAAACGAATCAGAACCGGCGCGGAAATGTCATGGCCCGGATGCGGATGATTGTTTTGTTTGACCGCTCCCAACGTGATTCCAGGCTGGTTCTGGGGACCTCGAACAAAACCGAACTGATGCTTGGTTACGGCACCTGGTACGGAGACATGGCCTCGGCGGTTAATCCGGTTGGTGATTTGTACAAAACACAGATCAGAGAGCTATCGGAATTTTTAGGTGTTCCCCAGCCTGTGATTAAGAAAAAACCCTCCGCCGATTTGTGGACCGGTCAGACCGATGAACAGGAAATGGGATTTTCGTACGACGATGCAGATCAGATCTTATACAGAATGGTGGATCTGCGTCTTCAGGATGATGAAATTGCCCAGGCAGGATATCCGCTGCCACTGGTCCGGAAAATCAGAGGAATGATGATCCGTTCGCAATACAAACGCCGGCTTCCCCTGATTCCGAAACTGACTACCCGTTCAGTCGGTACCGATTTTCTCTACCCCCGTGATTGGTACCAGGCCTTCTGA
- a CDS encoding 4Fe-4S binding protein: MATNRDHLEPVVDPAYCKGCGRCIDACPHHCIEMGHDINPLTGLTPIIMNLEACSHCGLCVVACPEPYGLHMEDVEDYSVVGKDTFDGVKKTRPDATDLPGKRLPMDPGLPLLIKGTYASSIGAILAGCRHFYGYPITPSTEGAELMAKLLPKLNGIFIQAVSEVATINMMYGTGGAGLPCMTFTSSPGFSLMLEGISYMIGAEVPGVVVNIMRGGPGLGNIAPEQSDIKLVCRGLGHGNTHAIVLAPATPQEMLDFTMLSFELTFKYRHPVILVADGYLGQITGKVTLPDHFIQPGLPAWAVSGDAMHRGNLIASIDITESDLEARNIRLNEKYDRMIQSEQRYDEFFCDDAEILIVAVNTPAQMAKGAVQELRHRGIAAGLFRPLTLWPFPSAGLLKRMPQLRQLVVVEASNGQLEDEIRLQLNKAGVWPLPPIDHVRRFGGILPQSSEIITKVLELEGVGV; encoded by the coding sequence ATGGCAACGAACCGTGACCACCTGGAACCGGTCGTCGACCCTGCCTATTGCAAGGGATGCGGCCGGTGTATTGACGCCTGCCCCCATCATTGCATCGAAATGGGCCATGACATCAACCCACTCACTGGCCTTACACCCATCATTATGAATCTGGAAGCCTGCTCCCACTGCGGTCTCTGCGTGGTAGCATGCCCTGAACCTTACGGACTTCACATGGAAGATGTGGAAGATTATTCGGTGGTTGGTAAGGATACCTTTGACGGTGTGAAAAAGACCCGTCCCGACGCAACCGACCTTCCCGGAAAACGGTTGCCGATGGATCCGGGCCTGCCCCTTCTGATTAAGGGAACCTATGCCTCCTCGATCGGAGCCATTCTGGCAGGATGCCGCCATTTTTACGGGTATCCGATCACCCCTTCCACCGAAGGAGCTGAACTGATGGCCAAACTTCTCCCTAAACTGAATGGGATTTTCATTCAGGCCGTCAGTGAAGTGGCCACCATTAATATGATGTACGGAACTGGTGGTGCCGGACTTCCCTGCATGACCTTCACATCCTCACCTGGATTTTCTCTCATGCTCGAGGGGATTTCCTACATGATCGGGGCCGAAGTTCCCGGTGTGGTTGTCAACATCATGAGAGGTGGTCCTGGTCTCGGAAACATTGCCCCCGAACAAAGTGACATCAAACTGGTTTGCCGGGGTCTGGGTCATGGCAATACCCACGCCATTGTACTGGCTCCCGCCACTCCGCAGGAAATGCTCGACTTCACCATGCTTTCCTTCGAACTGACCTTTAAATATCGTCACCCGGTTATTCTGGTGGCCGATGGATATCTGGGCCAGATCACCGGAAAAGTCACCCTTCCCGATCATTTCATTCAACCAGGGCTGCCTGCCTGGGCCGTTTCGGGTGACGCCATGCACCGCGGCAATCTGATTGCGTCCATCGACATCACCGAAAGTGATTTGGAAGCACGTAACATCCGCCTGAATGAAAAGTATGACCGGATGATTCAATCGGAACAACGGTATGATGAATTCTTCTGTGACGACGCGGAAATCCTCATTGTGGCTGTTAATACACCTGCTCAGATGGCCAAGGGAGCCGTTCAGGAACTCAGACACCGGGGAATCGCTGCCGGCTTGTTCCGTCCGTTAACCTTGTGGCCATTCCCTTCGGCCGGATTGTTAAAAAGAATGCCACAACTCAGACAACTGGTGGTGGTTGAGGCATCGAACGGTCAGTTGGAAGATGAAATCAGACTTCAATTAAATAAAGCTGGTGTGTGGCCGCTCCCGCCGATCGACCATGTAAGACGGTTCGGTGGCATCTTACCACAATCCTCGGAAATCATCACCAAAGTCCTTGAACTGGAAGGAGTGGGAGTATGA
- a CDS encoding spore maturation protein — MTDFLKSLSEWAIPVMIAGIPLYAIIKRIPVYEEAVEGAKEGFQVALRIIPFLVLMLVAVGMFRASGALDWMTSLLSPALAAVGFPEELLPLALLRPLSGSGSLAIVTDLVTTHGPDSLIAKMAATIMGSTETTFYVITVYFGSVGIRKFRHSIPAGLLADLAGIIASVIICRWVFL, encoded by the coding sequence ATGACTGATTTTCTGAAGTCCCTGTCCGAATGGGCCATTCCGGTCATGATCGCCGGGATTCCCCTGTATGCAATAATCAAACGGATTCCGGTGTATGAAGAGGCAGTTGAAGGTGCGAAGGAGGGCTTTCAGGTTGCCTTAAGAATCATTCCTTTTCTGGTATTGATGCTTGTGGCCGTAGGCATGTTCAGGGCATCAGGCGCATTGGATTGGATGACCAGCTTACTGTCACCAGCGCTGGCAGCAGTGGGATTTCCCGAAGAATTGCTGCCTCTTGCCTTGCTGAGACCGCTTTCAGGAAGTGGATCTCTGGCCATTGTCACCGACCTGGTCACCACCCACGGTCCAGATAGTCTCATTGCGAAAATGGCGGCTACCATCATGGGTTCAACTGAAACCACCTTTTATGTGATCACCGTCTATTTCGGCAGTGTGGGCATCCGGAAATTTCGTCATTCCATTCCAGCAGGTTTGCTGGCCGATCTTGCCGGAATCATTGCAAGCGTGATTATTTGTCGCTGGGTGTTTTTGTGA
- a CDS encoding pseudouridine synthase: MLSQFSDTAGRPTLADLNHRFPVTHYPIGRLDMDSEGLLLIASHRSFVHRLLHPDYAHEREYLAQVEGIPDPASLDAFRKGIQLSDWKTRPSFAESIPSPDWLWPRQPPVRYRKTVPDSWIRLILTEGKNRQVRRMTAAVGFPTLRLIRIRIGPVQLDSLQPGDCRRLTASERSYFLS, translated from the coding sequence ATGCTCTCTCAATTTTCTGATACAGCCGGCAGACCCACCCTTGCCGATCTGAATCACCGGTTTCCTGTGACTCATTACCCCATCGGAAGGTTGGACATGGATTCGGAAGGTTTACTTCTTATTGCCAGTCACCGATCCTTTGTTCACAGGCTGTTACATCCCGATTATGCCCATGAACGTGAATATCTTGCTCAGGTGGAAGGCATTCCCGATCCGGCTTCCCTCGATGCCTTCCGCAAGGGGATTCAACTTTCCGACTGGAAAACCCGGCCATCCTTTGCAGAATCCATTCCCTCTCCAGACTGGCTATGGCCCCGTCAGCCACCCGTCCGTTACCGAAAAACAGTTCCCGATTCATGGATCCGCCTGATTCTGACCGAAGGAAAAAACCGTCAGGTCCGTCGGATGACAGCAGCAGTGGGTTTTCCCACCCTTCGTCTTATCCGTATCAGGATCGGTCCTGTTCAACTGGATTCTCTTCAACCCGGTGATTGCCGCCGGTTAACCGCATCTGAACGATCCTATTTCCTTTCATGA
- a CDS encoding ketoacyl-ACP synthase III, with protein sequence MMKKVVRIAGTGSYLPERVVPNEAFLNHRFFQPDGTPVTDDSETIIRKFSKITGIRERRWIEPQHVTSDLGFFAAKRALESVGADPESVDIIICAQNFGDIAEGTNRGDLIPSVASRIKQKLGIRNPFCVAWDINFGCPAWILGLIQARNWLLTEGGTRALVIGVETLSRVSDPHDRDVMIFADGAGAVLLESGDESGSSGLMNHLTRTDTEIHNRLLKMGRSYGPDEPSENLYVKMDGHRLYEYAIETVPESLAALLRKANLQPSDIRMLLIHQANTKMLESITRRLFRQFGDETWPDDFLPLIVSWMGNNAVASVPVLLDRILRGEEPGYSLKKGDKILLAAVGSGMSVSAMIAEL encoded by the coding sequence ATGATGAAAAAAGTGGTCCGGATTGCAGGAACCGGCAGTTATTTACCTGAGCGGGTGGTGCCGAATGAGGCCTTTTTAAATCACCGGTTTTTTCAGCCGGATGGAACGCCTGTGACCGATGATTCAGAAACCATTATCCGCAAATTCTCAAAAATCACAGGGATCAGGGAACGCCGGTGGATCGAACCACAGCACGTAACTTCCGATCTGGGCTTCTTTGCAGCAAAACGTGCTTTGGAATCCGTTGGCGCCGATCCGGAATCGGTTGATATCATCATTTGTGCCCAGAACTTTGGGGACATTGCAGAGGGCACCAACCGCGGCGACCTGATTCCATCAGTGGCTTCCCGTATTAAGCAAAAACTGGGGATCAGAAATCCGTTCTGTGTGGCCTGGGATATCAACTTTGGTTGCCCTGCCTGGATCCTCGGACTTATTCAGGCCCGAAACTGGTTACTGACCGAAGGTGGAACCAGGGCCCTCGTTATCGGGGTGGAAACCTTGTCCCGGGTATCAGATCCGCATGACCGCGACGTCATGATTTTTGCCGATGGTGCAGGGGCCGTTCTTCTTGAGTCGGGTGATGAATCCGGTTCATCCGGGTTAATGAACCATCTGACCCGGACCGATACAGAAATTCACAATCGTTTGCTGAAGATGGGCCGTTCATACGGACCTGATGAACCTTCCGAGAATCTGTATGTAAAGATGGATGGACATCGTTTATATGAATATGCCATCGAAACAGTTCCCGAATCGTTAGCCGCATTGCTCCGTAAGGCAAACCTTCAGCCATCGGACATCAGGATGCTTCTGATTCACCAGGCCAATACCAAAATGCTGGAATCGATCACCCGCCGGTTATTCAGACAGTTCGGAGATGAAACCTGGCCCGATGACTTTCTCCCGCTGATTGTCTCATGGATGGGGAACAATGCGGTTGCATCGGTTCCCGTTTTGCTCGATCGTATTCTTCGTGGTGAAGAACCGGGTTACTCGCTGAAAAAAGGGGATAAGATTCTGCTGGCGGCGGTGGGTTCGGGGATGAGCGTTTCTGCCATGATTGCAGAGTTGTAA
- the maf gene encoding septum formation protein Maf: MTEVLLPVIEWLNGHSVILASTSPRRQDLLKALGIRFTVQVQSIDETHAGLPSDPPLLAQQLAADKVNAIRPDFPGSYIIGADTVVAWHGKSVGKPGSADEAIRMLRKLSDHQHQVYTGLAIAVPGQETLHVAVEQTDVRFRHLGDDEINAYLQTGSPLDKAGAYGIQDPMAATFIMGIRGDYYNVVGFPLRRFYELISNIRSGQ; this comes from the coding sequence ATGACTGAGGTCCTTTTACCGGTAATTGAATGGCTGAATGGTCATTCCGTCATCCTTGCCAGCACCTCCCCCCGCCGTCAGGATCTGTTAAAAGCGTTGGGAATCCGGTTTACCGTACAGGTTCAATCCATCGATGAAACGCATGCTGGTCTCCCCTCGGACCCACCCCTGCTTGCACAGCAGCTTGCAGCCGATAAGGTCAACGCAATCAGACCCGATTTTCCCGGCTCCTACATTATCGGGGCCGATACAGTTGTTGCCTGGCATGGGAAATCGGTTGGAAAACCCGGTTCAGCCGATGAGGCAATCCGGATGCTCAGGAAACTCAGCGACCATCAGCATCAGGTTTATACCGGTCTCGCCATTGCAGTTCCTGGTCAGGAAACCCTTCATGTGGCCGTCGAACAGACCGATGTCCGGTTCAGGCACCTTGGGGATGATGAGATCAACGCCTACCTTCAAACCGGGTCACCGCTCGACAAGGCTGGTGCCTATGGCATTCAGGATCCCATGGCAGCCACGTTTATCATGGGAATCCGGGGAGACTATTACAATGTGGTCGGATTTCCCCTCCGGCGTTTTTACGAACTGATTTCCAACATCCGATCTGGCCAGTGA